In Oryza sativa Japonica Group chromosome 1, ASM3414082v1, the genomic stretch AATATTTATTACTACCAGGGTTTTTAAAACCGTGCGGTTACCATGCACGGtaaccttttcagtttttgaaacCACGGTATGTCTCGCGATTATCACGCGGTTTTCACGCGGTAACCGCCTTACCGCGGGAGTGCAGTAACTGCGCCAAAAACGGTAAGGGGAACCATGATTACTACCTCTGATCAATAATATTTTATGTTTAAAATTAGATTTAATTAAACTTTCAAAACTTTTACAATCAATATCTTCTAAAATGCTTAGTTGTAAAAAATGTGGAGTTTACCTTGAAAAGTACTACAAAGATAGCACAAACTTACTATaattccgtcccaaaatataacgaCTTTACGTGGTTTAAACTTTCTAATTCAAAGTTGATGATCACAATTTCAAAAGTTTGCTCGAATATGTCCTAAATGAGAGAGAAGATTTAAACTTTCTCGACAAGCGGGTAGCGCGGTTGTATGCGAGCGTCCAAGAAAATTGTCAGCTTGGCAGCTTGCCACCTCATATCTAATATTCTCGTACCACACACTAGAAACCCATTATTTCTCTGTCAATTCTCAAGTCTTGCCTATGGTACTAAACCCCAGTCTTAACAGTCATGCTCATGATATTGTTTCTATATGATTTTTGTCAGGTCGCTACACTATCTCTTCCCCGTATATGTCAGCCAGGGAATACGAGCGTCACCGCCGTAAACGGACGAGTGCCCGGTCCCCAAGTCGAAGCCCGCGAAGGCGACACCGTGGTGATTCACGTCATCAACGACTCGCCATACAACGTGACAGTCCACTGGTACATGTATCTCACCTACTCCTCGCCGCCCGATGTGTGACAAACTAACAAACGGCGCGGCGAACGGTGCGTACGTGCAGGCATGGCGTGTTCCAGCGCGGCACGCCGTGGGCGGACGGGCCGGCGATGGTGACGCAGTGCCCCATCCGGCCGGGCCACCGGTACACGTACAGGTTCGCCGTGGCCGGGCAGGAGGGCACCCTGTGGTGGCACGCGCACAGCTCGTACATGCGAGCCACGGTGTACGGCGCCCTCGTCATCCGGCCGAGGCGCGCCGGTGGCTACCCGTTCCCGACGCCATACGAGGAGAAGACCGTCTTGCTGGGGGAGTGGTGGAACGGCGACCCCGTCGCCCTGGAGAGCCAGTCCTTCTCGACCGGCATACCGGCGCCGAACGCCGACGCGTACACCATCAACGGAATGCCGGGAGATTCGTACCTCTGTCCAGAGACGACTAACCGTACGTTCGAGTTAGTATCACGCGCGCATATGTGTGACGATTATGTTCTGCAACAATCAAGTACGTTCTTGTGCAGGAATTGCCAAGTTCGAGGTGCGCCGCGACAAGACCTACTTGCTCCGGATCATCAACGCTGCGCTCAACACGGCGTTCTTCTTCAAGGTGGCGGGGCACACGTTCACCGTCGTCGCGGCGGACGCGAGCTACACGGAGCCGTACGCGACCGACGTGATCGTGATCGCGCCGGGGCAGACCGTCGACGCGCTCATGGCGGCCGACGCCTCCCCCGGCTGCTACCACATGGCGATCTCCTCCTACCAGAGCGCGATCCCCTTCCCGCCGCGTCCCGCGGGGTTCAATGGCAACACCAGCACAGCCATCGTGGAGTACGTCGACGCGACGGCAACGACCGATGCTGGCTCCCCTGTGCTACCCGTCATGCCAAAACCGAACGACACGTACACGGCTAACCAGTTCTACACCAGCTTGACGGCGCTCATCCGCCCCGGCAGGCGGACCGTGCCGCTCACCGTGGACACCCGCATGCTCGTCACCGTCGGGCTCGGCTTCTCCTCCTGCCAGCCCGAACAGACGCAGTGCAACAGGAGCGCCCCGGTGGTCTTGGCGAACATGAACAACGTGTCATTCGCTCTCCCGAACACCGTCTCCATGCTTGAGGCGCTGTACCGGAACACGGCGGACGGCGTGTACACCAGGGACTTCCCCGACCAGCCGCCCGTCGCGTTCGACTACACTAGCCGCGGGTTGCTCGGTAACTCGCCTCTGGCATCCACGGGGAGCCCGTCGACGAAGGTGAAGACGCTCAGGTACAACgcgacggtggagatggtgCTCCAGAACACCGCGCTGGTGGGACTCGAGAGCCACCCGATGCACCTGCACGGGTTCAACTTCTTCGTGGTGGCGCAGGGGTTCGGCAACAACGACGGCGAAGCGGCTGGAGCAGGTGAGTTCAACCTCGTCAACCCGCAGGAgcggaacaccgtcgccgtgCCGACCGGTGGGTGGGCAGTCATCCGCTTCGTCGCCGATAACCCAGGTACAGTAGTCATCTGTAATCAACTTCGTATATGAACGTTTACGGCTGCAGTAAACAGGTAAAGTTTAATTGGGATTTGGGCCCCTCCAAATTGGGCCTAAAAGAGACCAACACCGGTTTGAGTTCGCACAAAGTTGAAGCTTTGGGCTGTTTTGCATCCGTGCATATTATGTTGGGCCTATATGGGCCGTTTTCAGCCCAGTCTTGTCAGGCCGAAATATAGATAATGTCAAGTAATCTGGCCCGTTCAGAACTTCggggcttttttttttgcggggaactTCGGGGCgtgcttaacgatttgccactagaTCTACATGTCATAGATAGTGAGTGACaaattgttaattgctatatcccaaaagtggcaaatagttaaatttccccagAAGTTCCGATGCTGAAGCGCTCGGCGCTGACGTACTGATGGTGTGTAGGATACGCAATCACGGACTCACGGTTTATCTTCTCCTTTTATAAGAAGCCAACTAAGTCACTAACCATTATGCTTCTGTCATCTCAAGAATCTTATCAGCTTGATATAGTTTGCACTGTCAAGAAGCTTATCTTGTTGCGGTTTGCAAGGGGATAAACAGAGTAAAGAACGCATGTTCTGATTAGTTGGAAACTTTTTCTGCTTGCAGGAATGTGGGCCATGCACTGCCATATCGATTCTCACTTCGCCATTGGCTTGGCAATGGTGTTCGAGGTGGAGAGCGGGCCGACGCCGGGgacgacgctgccgccgccgccccccgacTTGCCGCAATGCTAGCTGGCAGCTACTAGCTGCTAAGGTTGCTCTCTGAAAGTTCAGTTCTGGCCTTCTTCGATCCGGTGAAAGATGGGCTGCCATCATGATGTAAAATGCTTCGGACGACAGGGAGATGACAATTAAGTTCCATACACATCTTGGTAATCTTTGAAGAGATACATTGTTTCGACAATTCGATTCCGATTGATTGCAAGTGTATTTTATCCGTAGAGTTTTACCTTCTTTTCTGTGTTGATATTTGATCGTTCCTGGATTCTGCAGTTCTGCACGTTAACATGTAAATAAGAGGGGTCAGAATCAAAGAGTAAATAACAACAAATCACAAGAAAAGCAGAAATTCATGTACGTGATTTTTCCTAGGAACACAATCAGTGaagaaatttttttagataatgaatcaCTGAAGAGCTTGTGCCTTGTGATCTTGTATCTATGTAAAGCTTTTTGCAGATCATTTCCCACTTCCATGGAATTCGGAAGTGCTCCTGATTTCTTTCACAAAAGCAAAATTCACTGAATTACCCATGCATACCCCTTGCTAAAACAATCGCTCCCTGCATATCTGATGAACTGCGTGCATGTTTCAGACGAGCAAATTCAATTTGCTTTCCGCATGGTTCTGGGCTTCTGGCAACCATGCTGACCCTGCGCACATCCTGCAGTTAGGTGAGAGGTCTCCATCGTGTCCATGCCTTCAGAACTTAATCGTTTATTCGGAGATGGTACTTCTGGATGTTCCCTGGCATTCATGCAAAGGGAAAACAAGGTCTCCACAAGATAGACTCCGAgtgttgttttgttttttttttcctgagctCTACACCGTATAGCCGTATGTATAAACATCATAACGTTATCTCGTCAAGATAGACCTCCATGATCAACTACCACATGATCCCAGGTCATTTTCCGTTTTCGTGTCATCTTTATCAACATATGCACGCTGTATTGGTTATCTAGAGAATGCTGTTTGTCCGGTTATGCATCCATCCTGTGCATTACTTCACTATATCAGAAGAATTCGTTGCTTAATTCATTGGGCAGAATTTGTATAGAATATTATTGCTTGGGCCCAAATCCGTGACATGATAGACTAATGAGTAGATTGTTGTCCTAATTAGCTTCTCCTGATCCGATATTCAAACCACTGACAAGGAATGCTTGGTTCAGGGTACTTTTGGTACACCTCAGCTATTATGAGAGCTGCTTTTATTGATCCAGATGGGGGAGTAATATAAGGACACTTTGAGACATGGGATTAGTTCTAATGTTTTCtcagccagttttttcctgtTACACGTTTAGCTTATACGTTGGCCTCATAATTCGTCAGAAAACTATATACCTAGTGTGTCCAATAGTAAAACTCCTGATTGATTATGATGAAAACGGCATTTTTTGTGGACGTGGCGGTAATGCTAGCCAAGAAAGAGGAATTGACAATGTTCAGGTTGATAGACCGTGAATTTGATACTGCAATCAAAGATAGCAGTGAACAAGCTAGCAATTGACGAGTGGCATTGCTTTCTCTATCATTTTATCAGGCCACATAAATAATTAGGGGTCAGCAACACCTAGATTATGAGCGTGTGATATCGCTAGAAGCTTTATGTCGCAATCGGAGAAAAAAATAGACAAATGTGCCATTGCCCTACGCAAGTGATTCTCGGGGAAGTGCCAAAAGCATTCCATAGTATATATACTTATCGTGTTTCTCTGAAGACTTTGCTATATACAAGTTGGCCAAGATCACCAATAAGGATTTGCCTATCCTTCTCTGGCGCTCCTGAATCCTCTTAGATGGTTATACCTTGGTGTTCGTCCATGATGCGGCTTTTGTGGTTCTTGTTCGCGCTTCTTCTTGCCAGATCGGTGGCAGATGCTGCAACTGCGAACTACACTTTCACtgtaccctctctctctctctctctctctctcatcatcatcatcatcatcatcatcatcatcatcatcatctcatcTCTCTGCATACATGTAGTTGTATTCGTTCATGTCATTGATTTCAAGAAGCTTTGTACAGCAACAAGAACTTAGATACTTGCTATACCTGCAAGCTAGAGTTATTGATCAACTTGTGTGTGGAAAGCATGAGAATTCATAAACCTGAAACTGTATACAATTTGTTGGTTTTTCCTTAATTTCTTCAGTAGTAGTATGAGAAGAGTTCGGTTGTCTGTATATAAGACTGATGCCACATTTGTTTGCAATCACATAGGTGGAAAGCATGCGAGTCAGTCGGCTATGCAACAGCACTGACATTATTGCGGTGAACGGCCTACTGCCAGGCCCAATGATAGAAGTGAATGAAGGTGACGCAGTTGCTGTCGAGGTCATCAACGGATCACCATATAACTTAACCATACACTGGTACGTCACTAATCCTTGTGCCTCAGAAACTTCCGGTAATCAAGTTGCTGTaaccttttcttcattttaAGCAGTAACGTCAAGTCGTCTTTGTAGTAGCATGTGGGATGGCGTGAGAGTCCTGCAATCGGGCTAGTTATTTAGATTCGGGGGCTAGCTGGTCCTTTGATAAGTACGAGTGATTAGTAGTTCCTACCCGAACTCTTGAGCATatctatatatgaatatatgattaGAGCCGAAAGTGAAAGTCCTGAAAAGGACACCCTACCTGACGATGCCAATTAAGCCGTTAAATGTACGAAAGCTCATCTTACTATTTGCCAAGTGTTGTACAGCTGATAACTGTTACAAGTTTAAAATAAAGCATAGGAAAAAAAGTCATGTTTCAATTATACTGGAGATACAAGTGTTCATACACCACACATATAAGAAAACGTTCACTTTACATATTAGAGACAAAGTATTATCCTCAAAAATTTCTTACTTAAAGATGCTAGGATAtatttcctgctctatcaatagaacttcgcaccgttttgtgcgagtcgttaaaaaaaatgctagaatTTAAACCATCGTAAGTAGAGATACGGAGCAATATACCCTCAACTGCACCAATGCAAACTACAAATGTTTTCTGAAAAGaaaggtgattttttttataatggattATATTAACCAGGCCTCTACACCTTAGAAAGTTATACACAGCCTAAACCGCAATTAAAAGTACATAAGACTCCACCCACTACATGGGGATACCAAATAATAGTTTAACAAAATAGTTAAAAGAATAACATCAGTCTAAGCCTCAATTCTTCTACTAAAATTCCAACCAAAGGTAGAAAAGAACTCTATTACTCTCTTATCCAGAAAACTTCATTTGACTTGAACTTCCATTTTATCGTCTTCTTTAAGAAACAAAAACCAAAACCTTGTCCAATGAGTTGCCTTGAAAATCACTTGCAAGAAAGATATGTGAATATGTGACTGTGACTGTTAAAGACCATAAGGGTATGTTTCTTCCTAGATATCAATCTTATAGCaacaaaaaattctaaaaatattttacaacATTGTCATGATACTAATCTATTGTCTCATAAAATCCCCCTTTTGCGCTGAATGGTTGAATTACTGAATAGCTGATTGTTTCTTTTAATAATTATCAGAGGATACAAATGAACAAATTAAATATCATAAAGTTGGTAAGTGGATTTAAAATAATAtcttaataaattaatatatttgaagTTCTTTTGCAGACACATAACATTTAGGAGTTTAGGAAGCGTGCGTATTATTTATAGAatggggaaggagaaaaataataaatttggcTGACAACATGACCTTTGATGTTAAatcttttttataaattttcccGAATTGGATGTCATGAAAGATACTTCCTACGTACttgtaaagaaagtcgtttaggataatgtttaagtcaaaccttagaaaaaaaatcatgaataactctcaagttgttgaatttgaaaatgtaaaaatcatatgaatagatttgtcttgaaaaatactttcataaaagtatacatatatcacttttaaataaatatttttatagaaacaagaagtcaaagttatatattggagaccgtgtcgctgtccaaatcGACTTcgtttacgagtacggagggagtatgccgCTGATAAAGTAATAAGTGCAAAGACTTTCTGCATTTCGCATGCTACTAGGAGTTGATTGTCAGGCTGCTTGTGTTGCTCTTGAAAATAAAAGTagtattccctccatcccaaaatataaatatttttggaCTTCAACACAGTCTTCGAGATGctattttgaccaacaatatatagtatgttttaaataaaaaaagttgcatattgtgatagtttgtttaataataaatctaataacatcaattttaatcttttttatattttttctattaatagttaagattgcaaatatttgatttggcactatgctaaaaatgcttatattttgagatagagggagtagtgcAGCAATTCagtgcacttttttttttagctcAATTTAGTTCGGTACACTTAAcctaaccatttggcataagcAGAGTTGGGTCTAACCCCTGCACGTGTGACTGCTGCTGGTGGAAAATTTTACAGGCATGGCATACTCCAGCTACTGACGCCATGGGCGGACGGCCCGAGCATGGTCACGCAGTGCCCTATCCAGCCGAACAGCTCGTACACGTACAGGTTCAACGTCACCGGACAAGAAGGCACGCTGTGGTGGCACGCCCACTCCTCCTTCCTGCGCGCCACCGTGTACGGCGCTCTCATCATCCGGCCAAGAAACGGCTCCGCCTATCCCTTCCCCGCGCCGGACCAAGAGGTCCCCATCGTGCTTGGTAGCCGCCGAATCTCCTAGCTGTCGTACTATGCATTGATACGGAAATTGGGCATATCTTGATTCTGGATGAGGCCTTGGTGGACACAGGGGAATGGTGGAGCCGGAATGTCGTCGACATCGAGAGCGACGCCGTCTCATCTGGCCAGCTTCCCAGAGAATCCGACGCGTTCACCGTTAATGGTGTTACCGGCGAGCTCTACCAATGCGCAAGTACGTACGTCATTTGGTAAATCCTGATGGAATGACACAGTTTAATTTACTGCAGGCGAAAAATGTAAATCCTCTGCTCAAATCGAAGAAATAACTCTGTAAAAAATTGGTTCGTAGATGACACGTTCACGGTGGACGTGCAGCCCAACACGACGGTGCTACTCCGGGTCATCAACGCTGGACTCAACACGCACCTCTTCTTCAAGGTGGCCGGCCACGCGTTCACCGTCGTGGCCGTCGACGCGTGCTACACCGCCAACTACACCACGGACACGCTCGTGCTCGCGCCGGGGCACACCGTGGACGCGCTCATGGTCACCAACGCGTCGGCCGGCAGCTACTACATGGCGGTGCAGGCGTACGACAGCCTGTCTCCGACCACCATGGCCGTAACCGACGACACCACCGCCACGGCCATCGTGCACTACAACACCACGTCGACCAAGAAAAACGCGACGCCCGTCATGCCCACCATGCCCCAGAGCTCCGACTCCGCGACGGCCAACGCCTTCTACTTCGGGCTGAGGGGCCCGCCGTCTCCCAGCGCGCCGGCCGTGCCGACCAAGGTGGACGTGAACATGACCATCGAGCTGGGCCTCGGCCAGCTGCCGTGCGACTCCACACAGAGCAGCTGCTCGGGGAAATCCGTCGCGGCGGCGATGAACGGCGTGTCGTTCCGCCTCCCGTCGCAGATGTCCCTCCTGGAGGCGCAGTTCAACCGCACGCCGGGGGTGTACACCGCCGACTTCCCGGACGCCCCGCAGCCGAGCGGCACGCCGATGGTCGAGGGGACCAAGGTGCGGAGGCTCAAGTACAACTCGACGGTGGAGATCGTGCTGCAGAACCCGACCGCCTTCCCGTCGGAGAACCACCCGATCCACCTCCACGGCTTCAACTTCTTCGTGCTGGCCCAGGGCCTCGGCAACTTCACGCCGGGCAACGTGAGCGGCTACAACCTCGTCGACCCGGTTTCGCGCAACACCCTCGCCGTGCCGACCGGCGGCTGGGCCGTCATCCGTTTCGTTGCCAACAATCCAGGTAGGAATCCTACTGTCGCTAAATCTGTCGTATTTCTCCGGCCCAAACTAGAGATGGGCTGTTTGGGCCTAACGTATGGGCTGAAAATGACGGGTGCTGGTTTTGGACTTTGGACGCAGGCATGTGGTTCTTCCATTGCCACCTTGACGCGCACGTTCCGATGGGGCTCGGCATGGTGTTCGCGGTGGATAACGGGACGACGCCTGACTCcttcctccctccgccgcctgccGATCTGCCGAAGTGCTAGAACCTGCAAGATTCTGGCGTTGGTGTCAAATTGTAATGCACTTTCGTAGCCAAATTTTACTTCATATTTGTTCTTGTGTTTGTGTAAATGGAGTACAGGAGGCACGAAACGAGGTAGT encodes the following:
- the LOC107276446 gene encoding laccase-6; the encoded protein is MSCSWMIPVFAILAFVASAAQADVVEHTFNVATLSLPRICQPGNTSVTAVNGRVPGPQVEAREGDTVVIHVINDSPYNVTVHWHGVFQRGTPWADGPAMVTQCPIRPGHRYTYRFAVAGQEGTLWWHAHSSYMRATVYGALVIRPRRAGGYPFPTPYEEKTVLLGEWWNGDPVALESQSFSTGIPAPNADAYTINGMPGDSYLCPETTNRIAKFEVRRDKTYLLRIINAALNTAFFFKVAGHTFTVVAADASYTEPYATDVIVIAPGQTVDALMAADASPGCYHMAISSYQSAIPFPPRPAGFNGNTSTAIVEYVDATATTDAGSPVLPVMPKPNDTYTANQFYTSLTALIRPGRRTVPLTVDTRMLVTVGLGFSSCQPEQTQCNRSAPVVLANMNNVSFALPNTVSMLEALYRNTADGVYTRDFPDQPPVAFDYTSRGLLGNSPLASTGSPSTKVKTLRYNATVEMVLQNTALVGLESHPMHLHGFNFFVVAQGFGNNDGEAAGAGEFNLVNPQERNTVAVPTGGWAVIRFVADNPGMWAMHCHIDSHFAIGLAMVFEVESGPTPGTTLPPPPPDLPQC
- the LOC4324802 gene encoding laccase-7 isoform 1 precursor (isoform 1 precursor is encoded by transcript variant 1) translates to MVIPWCSSMMRLLWFLFALLLARSVADAATANYTFTVESMRVSRLCNSTDIIAVNGLLPGPMIEVNEGDAVAVEVINGSPYNLTIHWHGILQLLTPWADGPSMVTQCPIQPNSSYTYRFNVTGQEGTLWWHAHSSFLRATVYGALIIRPRNGSAYPFPAPDQEVPIVLGEWWSRNVVDIESDAVSSGQLPRESDAFTVNGVTGELYQCANDTFTVDVQPNTTVLLRVINAGLNTHLFFKVAGHAFTVVAVDACYTANYTTDTLVLAPGHTVDALMVTNASAGSYYMAVQAYDSLSPTTMAVTDDTTATAIVHYNTTSTKKNATPVMPTMPQSSDSATANAFYFGLRGPPSPSAPAVPTKVDVNMTIELGLGQLPCDSTQSSCSGKSVAAAMNGVSFRLPSQMSLLEAQFNRTPGVYTADFPDAPQPSGTPMVEGTKVRRLKYNSTVEIVLQNPTAFPSENHPIHLHGFNFFVLAQGLGNFTPGNVSGYNLVDPVSRNTLAVPTGGWAVIRFVANNPGMWFFHCHLDAHVPMGLGMVFAVDNGTTPDSFLPPPPADLPKC
- the LOC4324802 gene encoding laccase-7 isoform 2 precursor (isoform 2 precursor is encoded by transcript variant 2), which produces MVIPWCSSMMRLLWFLFALLLARSVADAATANYTFTVESMRVSRLCNSTDIIAVNGLLPGPMIEVNEGDAVAVEVINGSPYNLTIHWHGILQLLTPWADGPSMVTQCPIQPNSSYTYRFNVTGQEGTLWWHAHSSFLRATVYGALIIRPRNGSAYPFPAPDQEVPIVLGEWWSRNVVDIESDAVSSGQLPRESDAFTVNGVTGELYQCATQHDGATPGHQRWTQHAPLLQGGRPRVHRRGRRRVLHRQLHHGHARARAGAHRGRAHGHQRVGRQLLHGGAGVRQPVSDHHGRNRRHHRHGHRALQHHVDQEKRDARHAHHAPELRLRDGQRLLLRAEGPAVSQRAGRADQGGREHDHRAGPRPAAVRLHTEQLLGEIRRGGDERRVVPPPVADVPPGGAVQPHAGGVHRRLPGRPAAERHADGRGDQGAEAQVQLDGGDRAAEPDRLPVGEPPDPPPRLQLLRAGPGPRQLHAGQRERLQPRRPGFAQHPRRADRRLGRHPFRCQQSRHVVLPLPP